In Magnolia sinica isolate HGM2019 chromosome 12, MsV1, whole genome shotgun sequence, a single genomic region encodes these proteins:
- the LOC131220788 gene encoding photosystem II 10 kDa polypeptide, chloroplastic-like encodes MAASVMSSLSLKPSPFLEKSSAVKGIPSLARPTSSFKVQASGVKKIKTDRPYGTGGGMSLRNGLDASGRKPKGKGVYQFTDKYGANVDGYSPIYSPDEWSPTGDVYVGGTTGLLIWAVTLGALLLGGALLVYNTSALSQ; translated from the exons ATGGCAGCCTCAGTTATGTCATCTTTGTCTTTGAAGCCTTCTCCTTTCCTTGAGAAATCCTCAGCCGTTAAAGGCATCCCTTCTCTTGCGAGGCCCACCTCTTCCTTCAAAGTCCAGGCCAGTGGGGTCAAGAAGATCAAGACCGACAGACCTTATG GAACCGGCGGCGGTATGAGCCTCAGGAACGGTTTGGATGCATCAGGAAGGAAGCCTAAG GGAAAGGGTGTATACCAATTCACCGATAAATACGGTGCCAATGTGGATGGATACAG tCCGATTTACAGTCCTGATGAATGGTCGCCAACTGGTGATGTCTATGTTGGAG GGACCACAGGGCTGCTGATATGGGCTGTAACCCTTGGAGCTCTTCTACTAGGAGGTGCACTCCTTGTCTACAACACCAGTGCTTTGTCTCAgtag
- the LOC131220787 gene encoding probable 3-hydroxyisobutyrate dehydrogenase, mitochondrial isoform X1, which yields MAIFRARAFKALSELKSNLSFSQISMNQNRRCSSIPIQSQLERVGFIGLGNMGFHMANNLVNAGFKVVVHDINRNATKKFSDKGVPTKETPLEVAESSDVIITMLPSSSHVLDVYTGANGLLHGENLLRPWLLIDSSTVDPHTSRRLSESISKCVLKEKKVSYLQMLDWSPKLHPGLSCKSQANKGKRHPGYVGCSCVWRCSWCRGWDSYIHGGTHHVDDLNKPVGGLEEAYLAARPLFLSMGKRAIYCGGTGNGAAAKICNNIAMAVSMLGVSEAFALGQSLGITASTLTNIFNSSSACCWSSDTYNPVPGVMDGVPSSRNYVGGFSSKLMAKDLELAAVSAEEVGLKCPFSSQAREIYAKLCEEGHEYEDFSCAFRHYYSGKDERSPP from the exons ATGGCGATTTTCAGAGCGAGAGCTTTCAAAGCACTCTCCGAACTGAAATCcaatctctcattttctcaaatttCAATGAATCAGAACCGTCGGTGCTCTTCGATCCCCATTCAATCGCAGTTAGAG AGGGTTGGATTCATAGGCCTTGGTAACATGGGCTTCCACATGGCGAATAATCTGGTTAATGCAGGATTCAAAGTTGTCGTCCATGACAT AAACCGTAATGCCACGAAGAAGTTCTCAGACAAGGGAGTTCCCACAAAAGAAACGCCTCTTGAAGTTGCAGAATCAAGTGACGTGATAATTACCATGCTGCCTTCATCCTCCCAT GTGTTGGATGTGTATACTGGAGCAAATGGATTGCTTCATGGTGAGAATCTTCTGAGGCCATGGTTATTGATAGATTCATCTACAGTCGATCCCCATACTTCAAGAAGGCTTTCCGAGAGTATCTCTAAATGTGTcctgaaagaaaagaaag TTTCGTATCTACAAATGCTTGATTGGTCTCCTAAACTACATCCTGGACTATCATGCAAGTCACAGGCAAACAAAGGGAAAAG GCATCCCGGTTATGTTGGATGCTCCTGTGTCTGGAGGTGTTCTTGGTGCAGAGGCTGGGACTCTTACATTCATG gtggaacccaccatgtagATGACTTGAACAAACCG GTTGGTGGCTTAGAGGAGGCTTATCTTGCTGCGAGACCCTTATTTCTATCAATGGGAAAACGCGCCATCTATTGTGGTGGAACTGGCAATGGCGCT GCAGCAAAAATTTGCAATAATATAGCAATGGCTGTAAGCATGCTCGGGGTTTCAGAAGCTTTTGCTCTAGGTCAATCTCTGGGAATTACAGCGAGCACACTGACAAATATATTCAACTCTTCAAGTGCCTGCTGTTGGAGTAG TGACACTTACAATCCGGTTCCAGGAGTGATGGATGGTGTGCCTTCTTCAAGGAATTATGTTGGCGGGTTTTCATCTAAGCTGATG GCTAAAGACTTGGAACTAGCTGCAGTATCAGCTGAAGAAGTTGGTCTGAAGTGCCCGTTCTCTTCTCAAGCAAGAGAAAT ATATGCAAAGCTATGTGAAGAAGGTCATGAATACGAGGACTTCTCATGTGCTTTCCGCCACTACTACTCCGGCAAGGACGAGAGGTCACCACCATAG
- the LOC131220787 gene encoding probable 3-hydroxyisobutyrate dehydrogenase, mitochondrial isoform X4 has product MGFHMANNLVNAGFKVVVHDINRNATKKFSDKGVPTKETPLEVAESSDVIITMLPSSSHVLDVYTGANGLLHGENLLRPWLLIDSSTVDPHTSRRLSESISKCVLKEKKVSYLQMLDWSPKLHPGLSCKSQANKGKRHPGYVGCSCVWRCSWCRGWDSYIHGGTHHVDDLNKPVGGLEEAYLAARPLFLSMGKRAIYCGGTGNGAAAKICNNIAMAVSMLGVSEAFALGQSLGITASTLTNIFNSSSACCWSSDTYNPVPGVMDGVPSSRNYVGGFSSKLMAKDLELAAVSAEEVGLKCPFSSQAREIYAKLCEEGHEYEDFSCAFRHYYSGKDERSPP; this is encoded by the exons ATGGGCTTCCACATGGCGAATAATCTGGTTAATGCAGGATTCAAAGTTGTCGTCCATGACAT AAACCGTAATGCCACGAAGAAGTTCTCAGACAAGGGAGTTCCCACAAAAGAAACGCCTCTTGAAGTTGCAGAATCAAGTGACGTGATAATTACCATGCTGCCTTCATCCTCCCAT GTGTTGGATGTGTATACTGGAGCAAATGGATTGCTTCATGGTGAGAATCTTCTGAGGCCATGGTTATTGATAGATTCATCTACAGTCGATCCCCATACTTCAAGAAGGCTTTCCGAGAGTATCTCTAAATGTGTcctgaaagaaaagaaag TTTCGTATCTACAAATGCTTGATTGGTCTCCTAAACTACATCCTGGACTATCATGCAAGTCACAGGCAAACAAAGGGAAAAG GCATCCCGGTTATGTTGGATGCTCCTGTGTCTGGAGGTGTTCTTGGTGCAGAGGCTGGGACTCTTACATTCATG gtggaacccaccatgtagATGACTTGAACAAACCG GTTGGTGGCTTAGAGGAGGCTTATCTTGCTGCGAGACCCTTATTTCTATCAATGGGAAAACGCGCCATCTATTGTGGTGGAACTGGCAATGGCGCT GCAGCAAAAATTTGCAATAATATAGCAATGGCTGTAAGCATGCTCGGGGTTTCAGAAGCTTTTGCTCTAGGTCAATCTCTGGGAATTACAGCGAGCACACTGACAAATATATTCAACTCTTCAAGTGCCTGCTGTTGGAGTAG TGACACTTACAATCCGGTTCCAGGAGTGATGGATGGTGTGCCTTCTTCAAGGAATTATGTTGGCGGGTTTTCATCTAAGCTGATG GCTAAAGACTTGGAACTAGCTGCAGTATCAGCTGAAGAAGTTGGTCTGAAGTGCCCGTTCTCTTCTCAAGCAAGAGAAAT ATATGCAAAGCTATGTGAAGAAGGTCATGAATACGAGGACTTCTCATGTGCTTTCCGCCACTACTACTCCGGCAAGGACGAGAGGTCACCACCATAG
- the LOC131220787 gene encoding probable 3-hydroxyisobutyrate dehydrogenase, mitochondrial isoform X3 — protein MAIFRARAFKALSELKSNLSFSQISMNQNRRCSSIPIQSQLEGYYYYFVDALQRVGFIGLGNMGFHMANNLVNAGFKVVVHDINRNATKKFSDKGVPTKETPLEVAESSDVIITMLPSSSHVLDVYTGANGLLHGENLLRPWLLIDSSTVDPHTSRRLSESISKCVLKEKKGIPVMLDAPVSGGVLGAEAGTLTFMVGGLEEAYLAARPLFLSMGKRAIYCGGTGNGAAAKICNNIAMAVSMLGVSEAFALGQSLGITASTLTNIFNSSSACCWSSDTYNPVPGVMDGVPSSRNYVGGFSSKLMAKDLELAAVSAEEVGLKCPFSSQAREIYAKLCEEGHEYEDFSCAFRHYYSGKDERSPP, from the exons ATGGCGATTTTCAGAGCGAGAGCTTTCAAAGCACTCTCCGAACTGAAATCcaatctctcattttctcaaatttCAATGAATCAGAACCGTCGGTGCTCTTCGATCCCCATTCAATCGCAGTTAGAG ggatattattattattttgtggatGCATTGCAGAGGGTTGGATTCATAGGCCTTGGTAACATGGGCTTCCACATGGCGAATAATCTGGTTAATGCAGGATTCAAAGTTGTCGTCCATGACAT AAACCGTAATGCCACGAAGAAGTTCTCAGACAAGGGAGTTCCCACAAAAGAAACGCCTCTTGAAGTTGCAGAATCAAGTGACGTGATAATTACCATGCTGCCTTCATCCTCCCAT GTGTTGGATGTGTATACTGGAGCAAATGGATTGCTTCATGGTGAGAATCTTCTGAGGCCATGGTTATTGATAGATTCATCTACAGTCGATCCCCATACTTCAAGAAGGCTTTCCGAGAGTATCTCTAAATGTGTcctgaaagaaaagaaag GCATCCCGGTTATGTTGGATGCTCCTGTGTCTGGAGGTGTTCTTGGTGCAGAGGCTGGGACTCTTACATTCATG GTTGGTGGCTTAGAGGAGGCTTATCTTGCTGCGAGACCCTTATTTCTATCAATGGGAAAACGCGCCATCTATTGTGGTGGAACTGGCAATGGCGCT GCAGCAAAAATTTGCAATAATATAGCAATGGCTGTAAGCATGCTCGGGGTTTCAGAAGCTTTTGCTCTAGGTCAATCTCTGGGAATTACAGCGAGCACACTGACAAATATATTCAACTCTTCAAGTGCCTGCTGTTGGAGTAG TGACACTTACAATCCGGTTCCAGGAGTGATGGATGGTGTGCCTTCTTCAAGGAATTATGTTGGCGGGTTTTCATCTAAGCTGATG GCTAAAGACTTGGAACTAGCTGCAGTATCAGCTGAAGAAGTTGGTCTGAAGTGCCCGTTCTCTTCTCAAGCAAGAGAAAT ATATGCAAAGCTATGTGAAGAAGGTCATGAATACGAGGACTTCTCATGTGCTTTCCGCCACTACTACTCCGGCAAGGACGAGAGGTCACCACCATAG
- the LOC131220787 gene encoding probable 3-hydroxyisobutyrate dehydrogenase, mitochondrial isoform X5, whose product MAIFRARAFKALSELKSNLSFSQISMNQNRRCSSIPIQSQLEGYYYYFVDALQRVGFIGLGNMGFHMANNLVNAGFKVVVHDINRNATKKFSDKGVPTKETPLEVAESSDVIITMLPSSSHVLDVYTGANGLLHGENLLRPWLLIDSSTVDPHTSRRLSESISKCVLKEKKGYAGIPVMLDAPVSGGVLGAEAGTLTFMAAKICNNIAMAVSMLGVSEAFALGQSLGITASTLTNIFNSSSACCWSSDTYNPVPGVMDGVPSSRNYVGGFSSKLMAKDLELAAVSAEEVGLKCPFSSQAREIYAKLCEEGHEYEDFSCAFRHYYSGKDERSPP is encoded by the exons ATGGCGATTTTCAGAGCGAGAGCTTTCAAAGCACTCTCCGAACTGAAATCcaatctctcattttctcaaatttCAATGAATCAGAACCGTCGGTGCTCTTCGATCCCCATTCAATCGCAGTTAGAG ggatattattattattttgtggatGCATTGCAGAGGGTTGGATTCATAGGCCTTGGTAACATGGGCTTCCACATGGCGAATAATCTGGTTAATGCAGGATTCAAAGTTGTCGTCCATGACAT AAACCGTAATGCCACGAAGAAGTTCTCAGACAAGGGAGTTCCCACAAAAGAAACGCCTCTTGAAGTTGCAGAATCAAGTGACGTGATAATTACCATGCTGCCTTCATCCTCCCAT GTGTTGGATGTGTATACTGGAGCAAATGGATTGCTTCATGGTGAGAATCTTCTGAGGCCATGGTTATTGATAGATTCATCTACAGTCGATCCCCATACTTCAAGAAGGCTTTCCGAGAGTATCTCTAAATGTGTcctgaaagaaaagaaaggtt ATGCAGGCATCCCGGTTATGTTGGATGCTCCTGTGTCTGGAGGTGTTCTTGGTGCAGAGGCTGGGACTCTTACATTCATG GCAGCAAAAATTTGCAATAATATAGCAATGGCTGTAAGCATGCTCGGGGTTTCAGAAGCTTTTGCTCTAGGTCAATCTCTGGGAATTACAGCGAGCACACTGACAAATATATTCAACTCTTCAAGTGCCTGCTGTTGGAGTAG TGACACTTACAATCCGGTTCCAGGAGTGATGGATGGTGTGCCTTCTTCAAGGAATTATGTTGGCGGGTTTTCATCTAAGCTGATG GCTAAAGACTTGGAACTAGCTGCAGTATCAGCTGAAGAAGTTGGTCTGAAGTGCCCGTTCTCTTCTCAAGCAAGAGAAAT ATATGCAAAGCTATGTGAAGAAGGTCATGAATACGAGGACTTCTCATGTGCTTTCCGCCACTACTACTCCGGCAAGGACGAGAGGTCACCACCATAG
- the LOC131220787 gene encoding probable 3-hydroxyisobutyrate dehydrogenase, mitochondrial isoform X2: protein MAIFRARAFKALSELKSNLSFSQISMNQNRRCSSIPIQSQLEGYYYYFVDALQRVGFIGLGNMGFHMANNLVNAGFKVVVHDINRNATKKFSDKGVPTKETPLEVAESSDVIITMLPSSSHVLDVYTGANGLLHGENLLRPWLLIDSSTVDPHTSRRLSESISKCVLKEKKGYAGIPVMLDAPVSGGVLGAEAGTLTFMVGGLEEAYLAARPLFLSMGKRAIYCGGTGNGAAAKICNNIAMAVSMLGVSEAFALGQSLGITASTLTNIFNSSSACCWSSDTYNPVPGVMDGVPSSRNYVGGFSSKLMAKDLELAAVSAEEVGLKCPFSSQAREIYAKLCEEGHEYEDFSCAFRHYYSGKDERSPP from the exons ATGGCGATTTTCAGAGCGAGAGCTTTCAAAGCACTCTCCGAACTGAAATCcaatctctcattttctcaaatttCAATGAATCAGAACCGTCGGTGCTCTTCGATCCCCATTCAATCGCAGTTAGAG ggatattattattattttgtggatGCATTGCAGAGGGTTGGATTCATAGGCCTTGGTAACATGGGCTTCCACATGGCGAATAATCTGGTTAATGCAGGATTCAAAGTTGTCGTCCATGACAT AAACCGTAATGCCACGAAGAAGTTCTCAGACAAGGGAGTTCCCACAAAAGAAACGCCTCTTGAAGTTGCAGAATCAAGTGACGTGATAATTACCATGCTGCCTTCATCCTCCCAT GTGTTGGATGTGTATACTGGAGCAAATGGATTGCTTCATGGTGAGAATCTTCTGAGGCCATGGTTATTGATAGATTCATCTACAGTCGATCCCCATACTTCAAGAAGGCTTTCCGAGAGTATCTCTAAATGTGTcctgaaagaaaagaaaggtt ATGCAGGCATCCCGGTTATGTTGGATGCTCCTGTGTCTGGAGGTGTTCTTGGTGCAGAGGCTGGGACTCTTACATTCATG GTTGGTGGCTTAGAGGAGGCTTATCTTGCTGCGAGACCCTTATTTCTATCAATGGGAAAACGCGCCATCTATTGTGGTGGAACTGGCAATGGCGCT GCAGCAAAAATTTGCAATAATATAGCAATGGCTGTAAGCATGCTCGGGGTTTCAGAAGCTTTTGCTCTAGGTCAATCTCTGGGAATTACAGCGAGCACACTGACAAATATATTCAACTCTTCAAGTGCCTGCTGTTGGAGTAG TGACACTTACAATCCGGTTCCAGGAGTGATGGATGGTGTGCCTTCTTCAAGGAATTATGTTGGCGGGTTTTCATCTAAGCTGATG GCTAAAGACTTGGAACTAGCTGCAGTATCAGCTGAAGAAGTTGGTCTGAAGTGCCCGTTCTCTTCTCAAGCAAGAGAAAT ATATGCAAAGCTATGTGAAGAAGGTCATGAATACGAGGACTTCTCATGTGCTTTCCGCCACTACTACTCCGGCAAGGACGAGAGGTCACCACCATAG